From Bifidobacterium sp. ESL0790, one genomic window encodes:
- the rpsO gene encoding 30S ribosomal protein S15, with translation MALTAEQKHEIITKYATHEGDTGSPEVQVALLSKRISDLTEHLKTHQHDHHSRRGLLLMVGDRRRLLDYLKKVDINRYRSLIERLGLRR, from the coding sequence GTGGCACTTACGGCTGAACAGAAGCACGAGATCATCACGAAGTACGCGACGCACGAAGGCGATACGGGTTCTCCCGAAGTCCAGGTTGCGCTGCTGAGCAAGCGTATCTCCGATCTGACCGAGCACCTCAAGACCCACCAGCATGACCACCACTCCCGTCGTGGCCTGCTTCTGATGGTCGGTGACCGTCGTCGTCTGCTTGATTACCTCAAGAAGGTCGACATCAACCGTTACCGTTCCCTCATCGAGCGTCTTGGTCTGCGCCGATAG
- the pgi gene encoding glucose-6-phosphate isomerase: MAINPPIDATKTPEWAALQQHFDELKSEGIDLKKWFAEEPDRVEELSFEAGDLHFDLSKDLIQPETLKLFANLAKAVKLDERIKQMYSGVHINSTEDRAVLHTALRRPASDEGKLIVDGQDVVKDVHTTLDKIYAFADKVRSGEWRGVTGKKIKTVVNIGIGGSDLGPVMVYEALKPYADAGISARYVSNIDPNDISEKTKDLDPEATMFIVVSKTFTTLETLTNAREARTWLLNGLKASGAIDGSDAKRAEAIKKHFIAVSTNLKGVEEFGIDPQNAFGFWNWVGGRYSVDSAVGTSIAIVCGPKRFEEFLAGFHEIDEYFANTPFEKNVVVLMGMLNVWYRNFFKAATHAVLPYDQYLHRFPAYLQQLTMESNGKSVRWDGSPVVTETGEVFWGEPGTNGQHAFYQLIHQGTQMIPADFIAFANTPNPAKDGDQDVHELFLGNYLAQTKALAFGKTADEVRAEGTPEAIVPARVFSGNRPTTSIFGDALTPFSLGELIALYEHITFTEGTVWGIDSFDQWGVELGKQLARQITPAISQDDEALAQQDASTQSLIRFYRAHRK; the protein is encoded by the coding sequence ATGGCCATCAATCCTCCTATCGACGCCACCAAAACCCCCGAATGGGCGGCGCTGCAACAGCATTTCGACGAGCTGAAGAGCGAGGGCATCGACCTCAAGAAGTGGTTCGCCGAGGAGCCCGACCGCGTCGAGGAGCTGAGCTTCGAGGCCGGCGACCTGCACTTCGACCTCTCTAAAGACCTCATCCAGCCCGAAACGCTGAAGCTGTTCGCGAACCTCGCCAAGGCCGTGAAGCTCGACGAGCGCATCAAGCAGATGTATTCCGGCGTGCACATCAACTCCACCGAGGATCGCGCCGTGCTGCACACCGCGCTGCGTCGCCCGGCCAGTGACGAGGGCAAGCTCATCGTCGACGGCCAGGACGTGGTCAAGGACGTGCACACTACGCTCGACAAGATCTACGCGTTCGCCGACAAGGTTCGCAGCGGCGAATGGCGTGGCGTGACCGGCAAGAAGATCAAGACCGTCGTCAACATCGGCATCGGTGGCTCCGACTTGGGCCCGGTCATGGTCTACGAGGCCCTGAAGCCCTACGCGGACGCCGGCATCTCCGCCCGTTACGTCTCCAACATCGACCCGAACGACATCTCCGAGAAGACCAAGGATCTCGACCCCGAGGCCACGATGTTCATCGTCGTCTCCAAGACCTTCACCACCCTTGAGACCCTGACCAACGCGCGTGAGGCACGCACCTGGCTCTTGAACGGTCTCAAGGCGTCCGGCGCCATCGACGGCAGTGACGCCAAGCGCGCCGAGGCCATCAAGAAGCACTTCATCGCCGTCTCCACCAACCTCAAGGGCGTCGAGGAATTCGGCATCGATCCGCAGAACGCCTTCGGCTTCTGGAACTGGGTTGGCGGCCGCTATTCCGTCGATTCTGCGGTCGGCACCTCCATCGCCATCGTCTGCGGCCCCAAGCGCTTCGAGGAGTTCCTCGCCGGCTTCCACGAGATCGACGAGTATTTCGCCAACACCCCGTTCGAGAAGAACGTCGTGGTGCTGATGGGCATGCTCAACGTCTGGTACCGCAACTTCTTCAAGGCCGCCACACACGCCGTGCTGCCCTACGACCAGTACCTGCACCGCTTCCCGGCTTACCTGCAGCAGCTCACCATGGAGTCCAACGGCAAGTCCGTGCGTTGGGACGGCAGCCCGGTGGTCACCGAGACCGGCGAGGTCTTCTGGGGCGAGCCCGGCACCAATGGCCAGCACGCGTTCTACCAGCTGATCCACCAGGGCACGCAGATGATTCCCGCCGACTTCATCGCCTTCGCGAACACCCCGAATCCGGCCAAGGACGGCGACCAGGACGTGCACGAGCTCTTCCTCGGCAACTACCTGGCGCAGACCAAGGCGCTCGCGTTCGGCAAGACCGCCGACGAGGTTCGCGCCGAGGGCACACCTGAAGCTATCGTCCCGGCCCGTGTCTTCTCCGGCAACCGTCCGACCACTTCGATCTTCGGCGATGCGCTCACCCCGTTCTCGCTCGGTGAGCTCATTGCGCTTTACGAGCACATCACCTTCACCGAGGGCACCGTCTGGGGCATCGACTCCTTCGACCAGTGGGGCGTCGAACTCGGCAAGCAGCTCGCCCGCCAGATCACCCCGGCGATTTCGCAGGACGACGAGGCATTGGCGCAGCAGGATGCGTCCACGCAGAGCCTCATTCGTTTCTACCGCGCGCATCGTAAGTAA